The following coding sequences lie in one Dehalococcoidia bacterium genomic window:
- a CDS encoding B12-binding domain-containing radical SAM protein has protein sequence MNVLLINPNINMPIAVRTSPPLGIAYIAAISEQLGHRVRVFDMQVEDTPLERLVEEFPPDVVGLTANTPQVKAAWAVAEKLKRLHPCPIMIGGPHPTVLPEETLRRSPIDAVARGEGEATWEEFLKVVARTPRHDTAALAENLVGVKGVSFRGPSGDFIHNPERPPIRDLDSLPFPAYHLFRKEGYTSLQPTMDGGKARSFAVCTSRGCPYRCTYCSQSTFPEKWRARSVESVIAEFRHLIYDLGATEIGIVDDSFNIDRKRVAAICDALIEEGLNTVPWLLINGIRSNLADRELLAKMKAAGCKRVAFAPETGNEFILQRINKKHTMKQVREAFANAKAVGLETIGFFMIGLPGDTEETIEETIRFAIELDPDVANFSMTTPFPGTILYNEVLEKGRLLMDDWDDYIFLEGKARYELDLPAEVMERKWHEAHRRFYLRPRRILKTLARRSTWQQLPRLASMAIKMAMPYHSPRKEPAPEAVC, from the coding sequence ATGAATGTGCTGCTGATTAACCCGAACATCAACATGCCGATTGCGGTTCGGACGTCGCCGCCGCTTGGGATCGCGTATATCGCCGCGATCTCGGAGCAGCTTGGGCACCGGGTGCGGGTGTTCGATATGCAGGTCGAAGACACGCCCCTCGAACGCTTGGTGGAGGAATTTCCGCCGGATGTCGTTGGCCTGACGGCAAACACGCCCCAAGTGAAGGCAGCATGGGCAGTTGCCGAAAAGCTGAAGCGGCTGCATCCCTGCCCGATCATGATTGGCGGCCCGCATCCGACAGTGCTCCCTGAGGAGACGCTCCGGCGCTCGCCGATCGACGCGGTAGCGCGGGGCGAAGGCGAAGCGACGTGGGAAGAGTTCCTGAAGGTGGTCGCGCGGACGCCGCGGCATGACACGGCGGCGCTCGCTGAGAACCTCGTCGGCGTGAAGGGCGTCTCCTTCCGCGGGCCGAGCGGCGATTTTATCCACAATCCGGAGCGGCCGCCGATCCGCGACCTCGACTCGCTCCCGTTCCCGGCGTACCACCTCTTTCGGAAGGAAGGGTATACCTCGCTCCAGCCGACAATGGACGGCGGGAAGGCGCGGTCGTTTGCGGTGTGCACCTCCCGCGGCTGTCCCTATCGCTGCACCTACTGTTCGCAGTCGACCTTCCCCGAAAAGTGGCGCGCTCGCTCGGTAGAGAGCGTCATCGCGGAGTTTCGCCACCTGATCTACGACCTCGGCGCGACCGAGATCGGCATCGTCGATGACTCGTTCAATATCGACCGCAAGCGCGTGGCGGCAATCTGCGACGCGCTGATTGAGGAAGGGCTCAACACCGTTCCGTGGCTGCTCATCAACGGCATTCGCTCGAACTTGGCCGATCGCGAACTGCTCGCCAAGATGAAAGCCGCTGGCTGCAAGCGCGTCGCCTTTGCGCCGGAGACGGGCAACGAGTTCATTCTCCAGCGCATCAATAAGAAGCACACGATGAAGCAGGTGCGAGAGGCATTTGCGAACGCCAAAGCCGTTGGCCTAGAAACGATCGGGTTCTTCATGATCGGGCTTCCGGGGGATACGGAAGAGACGATTGAAGAGACGATCCGCTTTGCGATCGAACTGGACCCGGATGTCGCCAATTTCTCGATGACCACTCCCTTCCCTGGCACGATCCTGTACAACGAGGTGCTGGAGAAGGGGCGGCTGCTGATGGACGACTGGGACGATTACATCTTCTTGGAAGGCAAAGCCCGCTACGAGCTCGATCTGCCGGCAGAAGTGATGGAGCGGAAATGGCACGAGGCGCACCGGCGCTTCTATCTTCGGCCGCGGCGCATCCTAAAGACGCTAGCGCGCCGCTCAACATGGCAGCAACTGCCGCGGCTGGCGAGCATGGCGATCAAGATGGCGATGCCGTACCACTCGCCGCGCAAGGAGCCAGCTCCTGAGGCCGTCTGCTAG
- the ybeY gene encoding rRNA maturation RNase YbeY — MADDHYSIAIEIDAPFRERVDARALLGAAKATLAAESVRPPVEVSLRITDDATVQALNRTYRGIDAPTDVLSFRYSDHDFVVPPEGLCHLGDIVIAYPYTERSAARHGHSPAEELLLLTVHGMLHLLGYDDDEEEAWAKMKARQDAIVESLRS; from the coding sequence ATGGCTGACGACCACTATTCCATCGCGATTGAGATTGACGCGCCGTTCCGTGAGCGGGTCGACGCGCGTGCTCTTCTCGGAGCGGCAAAAGCGACCCTCGCCGCCGAGTCGGTACGACCGCCGGTCGAGGTCAGCCTGCGCATCACCGACGACGCGACTGTCCAAGCGCTGAACCGCACCTATCGCGGGATCGATGCGCCGACAGACGTCCTCTCTTTCCGTTACAGCGACCACGACTTTGTCGTCCCGCCCGAGGGGCTGTGCCATCTCGGAGATATTGTTATCGCCTATCCGTACACCGAGCGGTCCGCTGCCCGGCACGGCCACTCCCCAGCCGAGGAACTGCTTCTCCTCACCGTTCACGGTATGCTTCATCTTCTGGGATATGACGACGACGAAGAAGAGGCCTGGGCGAAGATGAAAGCGCGTCAGGACGCTATCGTCGAGTCCTTGCGCTCGTGA
- a CDS encoding diacylglycerol kinase family protein has translation MKRAGSLAESFRYAFAGLRYAFGSQRNIRIQSLIGLGAIAFGLWLGLSLVEWAILFLVIAFVLVTEMINTVFETIVDMITTDYNPLAKTAKDVGAAAVIAAAITAVAIGVLLFLPKLLALLR, from the coding sequence GTGAAGCGCGCGGGCAGCCTTGCCGAAAGCTTCCGCTACGCCTTCGCCGGGCTTCGCTACGCTTTCGGGTCGCAGCGGAACATCCGCATTCAAAGCCTCATCGGCCTCGGCGCGATCGCTTTCGGGCTCTGGTTGGGATTGTCGCTCGTGGAATGGGCAATCCTCTTCCTCGTCATCGCCTTCGTGCTCGTGACCGAGATGATCAACACCGTCTTTGAGACCATCGTCGACATGATCACGACTGACTACAATCCTCTCGCCAAGACGGCGAAAGATGTCGGTGCGGCGGCAGTTATCGCTGCGGCGATCACGGCAGTAGCGATTGGAGTGCTGCTCTTTCTCCCGAAGCTGCTCGCGCTCCTCCGCTGA
- a CDS encoding endonuclease III yields MPENHLPFDIHDVMRRVQEAVSALPKAVLFELADEGYRSLFEQVVACIISTRTKEEVTGFVVRRLFRAAPTPAAMSALPLATLTALLEPAAFPAQKAAQIQAIARLTVEQFGGALPCDKAIISSLHGVGPKCANLALSIACGIPGIAVDIHVHRITNRWGYVAAKTPEGTLKQLEAVLPSEYWTDINRLLVPFGKYLCTGTRPRCTTCPVRAFCRQIGVSAHR; encoded by the coding sequence ATGCCGGAGAACCACCTCCCCTTCGACATTCACGACGTGATGCGCCGAGTGCAAGAGGCGGTCTCGGCGTTGCCGAAGGCGGTGCTTTTCGAACTCGCCGACGAGGGGTATCGCAGCCTTTTCGAGCAAGTGGTCGCCTGCATCATCTCGACCCGGACCAAAGAAGAGGTAACCGGCTTTGTCGTGCGGCGGCTTTTCAGGGCGGCGCCGACCCCTGCCGCAATGAGTGCCCTCCCGCTCGCGACGCTTACCGCTCTCCTCGAGCCGGCAGCGTTTCCAGCGCAAAAGGCAGCGCAGATCCAAGCGATTGCTCGTCTGACCGTCGAGCAGTTCGGCGGAGCGCTTCCCTGCGACAAGGCGATTATCAGCTCTCTGCACGGGGTCGGTCCCAAGTGCGCCAATCTTGCCCTAAGCATCGCCTGCGGTATCCCTGGGATCGCGGTGGATATCCACGTCCATCGGATCACCAATCGGTGGGGCTACGTCGCCGCGAAAACACCGGAAGGGACGCTGAAACAGTTAGAGGCGGTGCTGCCGTCCGAGTATTGGACCGACATCAACCGCCTCCTTGTTCCGTTTGGGAAATATCTCTGCACCGGCACCCGACCGCGCTGCACAACCTGCCCAGTGCGCGCATTCTGCCGCCAAATCGGCGTCTCAGCACATCGGTAG